A section of the Microbulbifer pacificus genome encodes:
- a CDS encoding CaiB/BaiF CoA transferase family protein translates to MGVLSGFRVIELAGMGPCPMAGMLLADMGAEVICVDRSLNADPMYAKDMSRRGKKSVVLDLKSERGRELFLKLVSTADVLIEGFRPGVMEKLGIGPEECFAVNPELIFGRMTGWGQDGPLAKNAGHDINYISLTGALHAIGRKGERPVVPLNLVGDFGGGSMFLVMGILGALLETGRSGKGQVVDAAMVDGVANLMWMCHSFNAVGLWNLAERESNLLDGAAFFYDTYETADGKYLALGSIEPHFFSRFVELVGLDKTVFNSSAQADPSQWPGLKQELADALRQKTRDEWCALLEDSDACVSPVLSADEAPHHPHNSARDSYLPVDGYLQPAPAPRFSRTPSSVLHGRRQQGADTRAVLTALGIRGDDIEQLEAQGTVACARSPETV, encoded by the coding sequence ATGGGCGTACTCAGTGGATTTCGCGTAATCGAACTGGCGGGAATGGGGCCATGTCCCATGGCGGGTATGTTGTTGGCGGATATGGGAGCGGAGGTGATCTGCGTAGACCGCAGTCTCAATGCCGATCCCATGTACGCCAAGGACATGAGTCGTCGCGGCAAAAAATCCGTGGTGCTGGACCTCAAGAGCGAGCGCGGTCGCGAGCTCTTCCTGAAGCTTGTATCCACCGCGGATGTATTAATTGAAGGCTTCCGTCCCGGTGTTATGGAAAAGCTCGGTATTGGTCCGGAGGAGTGCTTCGCGGTCAATCCTGAATTGATCTTCGGGCGCATGACCGGCTGGGGCCAGGATGGCCCGCTGGCGAAAAATGCCGGCCACGACATCAATTACATTTCTCTCACCGGCGCCCTGCATGCCATCGGCCGCAAGGGGGAGCGGCCTGTAGTACCGCTCAACCTGGTGGGCGATTTCGGTGGTGGTTCCATGTTTCTGGTGATGGGCATTCTCGGCGCATTGCTGGAAACCGGGCGCTCCGGCAAGGGCCAGGTGGTGGACGCGGCGATGGTGGATGGTGTGGCCAACCTGATGTGGATGTGCCACAGCTTCAATGCCGTTGGTCTGTGGAATCTGGCGGAACGGGAAAGCAATCTGCTGGATGGTGCGGCATTTTTCTATGACACCTACGAAACCGCCGATGGCAAATACCTGGCACTGGGTTCTATAGAGCCGCATTTCTTTTCGCGCTTTGTGGAACTGGTTGGGCTGGATAAAACCGTGTTCAACAGCAGTGCGCAGGCGGATCCCAGCCAGTGGCCGGGATTGAAACAGGAGCTGGCAGATGCCTTACGCCAGAAGACTCGCGACGAGTGGTGTGCACTGCTGGAAGATAGCGACGCCTGCGTGTCCCCGGTATTGAGCGCCGATGAAGCACCCCATCATCCTCACAACAGTGCCCGCGACAGTTACCTGCCCGTCGATGGCTATCTGCAACCGGCGCCGGCGCCGCGTTTCAGTCGTACGCCTTCGTCGGTATTGCACGGCCGGCGCCAGCAGGGGGCGGATACCCGCGCGGTACTCACGGCGCTCGGAATTCGCGGGGACGATATAGAACAGCTGGAGGCGCAGGGCACCGTCGCATGTGCCCGTTCACCGGAAACGGTTTGA
- a CDS encoding acetyl-CoA C-acetyltransferase, whose protein sequence is MTHTAYIYDAIRTPRGKGKKDGSLHEVKPVALGAGLLRELQSRFDLDTSRVDDVVMGCVSPVGEQGGDIAKTIVQFADWDESVAGVQLDRFCASGLEAVNIAAMKIASGWEDLVVAGGVESMSRVPMGVAGGAWLNDPEVNVHDGSVPQGIGADTIATIEGWDREAVDSYALASQQRAAQAQSEGHFDRSVVPVKDLNGMTILAKDEFIKPNTTLEILGQLKPSFAGMGGIGFDDLMLRKYPRLPSINHVHTPGNSSGIVDGASAVLIGNEKVGKDLGLTPRGRIVATAVLATDPTIMLIGPGPAAKKALAKAGMTTSDIDLFEINEAFAAVALRFMKDLDISHEITNVNGGAIAMGHPLGATGAMLIGTMLDELERRNLKRGLVALCVGGGQGIATIIERV, encoded by the coding sequence ATGACTCATACGGCCTATATCTACGACGCTATCCGCACTCCGCGGGGCAAAGGTAAAAAAGATGGCTCCCTGCACGAGGTAAAGCCAGTTGCTCTGGGGGCGGGGCTGCTGCGGGAGTTGCAGAGCCGCTTTGACCTTGACACCAGCCGCGTCGATGACGTGGTGATGGGGTGTGTCTCCCCGGTGGGCGAGCAGGGTGGCGATATTGCCAAGACCATCGTGCAGTTCGCCGACTGGGATGAAAGCGTTGCCGGGGTGCAACTGGACCGCTTCTGTGCTTCCGGCTTAGAGGCGGTAAATATCGCCGCGATGAAAATCGCCTCCGGTTGGGAAGACCTGGTGGTAGCCGGTGGAGTCGAGTCTATGTCGCGTGTGCCCATGGGTGTTGCCGGCGGTGCCTGGCTCAACGATCCTGAAGTGAACGTGCATGATGGCTCCGTGCCCCAGGGTATTGGCGCGGACACCATAGCCACGATCGAGGGCTGGGATCGCGAGGCGGTGGACAGCTATGCCCTGGCTTCTCAGCAGCGCGCAGCGCAGGCGCAAAGTGAAGGTCACTTCGACCGCTCGGTGGTGCCGGTGAAAGATCTCAACGGTATGACCATTCTCGCCAAAGATGAATTCATCAAGCCCAATACCACGCTGGAAATTCTCGGACAGCTGAAGCCGTCCTTCGCCGGCATGGGCGGTATCGGTTTCGACGACCTGATGCTGCGCAAATACCCGCGTCTGCCGTCAATCAATCACGTACATACCCCGGGGAACTCCTCCGGCATCGTGGACGGCGCATCCGCAGTCCTGATCGGCAACGAGAAAGTTGGTAAGGATCTGGGGCTGACCCCGCGCGGCCGTATTGTCGCCACCGCGGTGCTCGCCACCGATCCCACCATCATGTTGATCGGCCCCGGCCCGGCGGCGAAAAAGGCGCTGGCCAAAGCCGGTATGACCACCAGTGATATCGACCTGTTCGAAATCAATGAGGCATTCGCCGCGGTAGCGCTGCGATTTATGAAGGACCTGGATATCTCTCACGAAATCACCAACGTCAACGGTGGCGCCATCGCCATGGGACATCCGCTCGGCGCCACTGGTGCCATGTTGATCGGCACCATGCTCGACGAGCTGGAGAGACGCAATCTCAAGCGCGGTCTGGTTGCCCTCTGTGTCGGCGGCGGCCAGGGGATCGCCACCATTATCGAACGCGTGTGA
- a CDS encoding phosphotransferase: MSVNTAANSSFTIDEQKLADNLEKNIADFQGPLTAEKFAGGQSNPTYLISAASGNYVLRRKPPGQLLKSAHAVDREYRVIAALADSEVPVVKVHHLCEDDSIIGSMFYLMDYIHGRVFWDPALPDLDREQRGDIYREMNRVLAALHSVDIDKVGLSDYGRPGNFYQRQINRWTQQYRASATDQLPEMDLLIDWLPENIPQDGSEEKTTLVHGDFRLDNMIFHPTEPRVLALVDWELSTLGHPRFDLAYQCMQLRMPHNSVLSGLGGIDRASVGIPTEQEYIESYCKRMGLKEIPHWNFYLAFCFFRFAAILQGVKKRAREGNASSEKAMKMGELVLPLAKMGVEQITETTAA, encoded by the coding sequence ATGTCAGTCAATACCGCAGCAAACTCGTCCTTCACTATCGACGAACAGAAACTCGCTGACAATCTAGAAAAAAACATCGCTGACTTCCAAGGACCCCTGACTGCGGAAAAATTTGCCGGCGGCCAGTCAAACCCCACCTACCTGATCAGCGCCGCCAGCGGCAATTACGTATTGCGACGCAAGCCACCGGGCCAGCTACTGAAAAGCGCCCACGCCGTCGATCGTGAATACCGTGTCATCGCCGCCCTCGCCGACAGCGAAGTTCCGGTGGTGAAAGTTCATCACCTGTGTGAAGACGACAGCATCATCGGCAGCATGTTTTATCTGATGGATTACATCCACGGCCGCGTCTTCTGGGACCCAGCCCTGCCGGATCTAGACCGCGAACAGCGCGGCGACATCTACCGCGAAATGAACCGTGTCCTCGCCGCACTCCATTCGGTAGATATCGACAAAGTGGGCCTCAGCGACTACGGCCGCCCCGGTAATTTCTACCAGCGCCAGATCAACCGCTGGACCCAGCAGTACCGGGCATCGGCAACCGACCAGCTCCCGGAAATGGACCTGTTGATCGACTGGCTACCGGAAAACATTCCGCAGGATGGCAGCGAAGAAAAAACCACCCTGGTCCACGGCGACTTCCGCCTCGACAACATGATCTTCCACCCCACCGAACCCCGCGTACTCGCCCTCGTCGACTGGGAACTCTCCACCCTCGGCCACCCCCGGTTCGACCTCGCCTACCAGTGCATGCAACTGCGTATGCCTCACAACAGCGTACTTTCGGGATTGGGTGGCATCGACAGAGCAAGCGTGGGCATCCCTACTGAGCAGGAGTACATAGAGAGTTATTGCAAGCGGATGGGACTCAAGGAAATCCCGCACTGGAACTTCTATCTCGCATTCTGTTTCTTTCGCTTCGCGGCGATTTTGCAGGGCGTTAAAAAGCGTGCGCGGGAAGGGAATGCATCCAGTGAAAAGGCGATGAAAATGGGAGAACTGGTACTGCCGCTGGCGAAGATGGGCGTAGAGCAGATTACTGAAACAACTGCGGCCTAA
- a CDS encoding 3-hydroxyacyl-CoA dehydrogenase NAD-binding domain-containing protein: MADKYNGFIYDKDSNGIVTVTMDMDGPVNAMNEQYRAGMAETLNRLEKEAGLTGVVLASAKSTFFAGGDLKALSSVAPGGEPEQFEMIESGVKAPLRRLEKLPVPVVAAINGAALGGGLEICLACNHRIAWNSPKVAIGVPEVTLGLLPGGGGVVRSIHMLGLEKALPILLEGKHMKAREALEAGLVDQLIEVTEDLVSAAKKWIAENPQAAVQPWDQKGHKVPGGDIWSPKVGAILSSAPAMLFKKTRGLLPAPEKILDVAAQAVTVDIDTALRYESRALAYLITTPQAVNLITTGFFQMNSVKSGASRPKGIEKTSVKKVGILGAGMMGQGIAYASARSGIEVVLKDISMEAAEKGKAYSAKLLDKQIERGRATEEEKQQLLNLIKATDKYEDLQGCDLIVEAVFENIELKAKVTQEAEPYLAEGGVFGSNTSTLPISQLAEVSKKPENFIGIHFFSPVDKMPLIEIICGNQTSDETLAKAFDYAQQIRKTPIVVNDSLGFFTSRVFSTFLDEGARLLVEGVDPVLIDAMGKQVGMPVGPLTIQDEVSQELTRKAAETHRAMGVLGSKGDNSCNIEVCERLISEFGRGGRYHGGGYYEYAADGSKQVWPKLYELYFNADVDMPNDDIKDRLLFRQVIESLKCLQEGVLRSVADGNVGSLLGIGAPSWTGGFIQFVNTYGLQKFIDRANALAAQYGDRFLPPKIVADTLAKGQSFR; the protein is encoded by the coding sequence ATGGCTGACAAGTACAACGGATTTATCTACGACAAAGACAGCAACGGCATCGTGACCGTCACCATGGATATGGATGGCCCGGTCAATGCCATGAACGAGCAGTACCGCGCGGGGATGGCGGAAACCCTGAACCGTCTCGAGAAAGAAGCGGGATTGACCGGTGTGGTGCTGGCTTCTGCCAAGAGTACTTTCTTTGCAGGCGGCGACTTGAAGGCGCTGTCCAGTGTGGCGCCGGGCGGTGAACCCGAACAGTTTGAAATGATCGAGTCTGGCGTGAAGGCGCCGCTGCGTCGCCTGGAAAAGCTGCCGGTGCCTGTGGTGGCGGCGATCAACGGCGCGGCGTTGGGCGGCGGACTGGAAATCTGCCTGGCATGCAACCATCGCATTGCCTGGAATTCACCCAAGGTTGCAATCGGTGTTCCCGAGGTGACACTGGGGTTGCTGCCCGGCGGCGGCGGTGTGGTGCGCTCCATTCATATGCTCGGACTGGAAAAGGCGCTGCCGATCCTGCTGGAAGGCAAGCATATGAAAGCGCGTGAAGCGCTTGAGGCTGGCCTTGTCGATCAGCTTATCGAAGTGACCGAAGATCTGGTTTCGGCGGCGAAAAAATGGATTGCGGAAAATCCGCAGGCAGCCGTACAGCCCTGGGACCAGAAGGGCCACAAGGTGCCCGGTGGCGATATCTGGAGCCCGAAAGTGGGTGCCATCCTGTCCAGTGCGCCCGCCATGCTGTTCAAGAAAACACGCGGCCTGTTGCCCGCGCCGGAGAAAATTCTCGATGTGGCGGCGCAGGCGGTTACCGTGGATATCGACACCGCCCTGCGCTACGAATCCCGTGCGCTGGCGTATCTGATTACCACGCCGCAGGCGGTGAACCTGATCACTACCGGCTTCTTTCAGATGAACAGTGTCAAGAGTGGTGCCAGTCGTCCCAAGGGGATTGAAAAAACCTCGGTGAAAAAAGTCGGCATTCTGGGCGCTGGCATGATGGGGCAGGGCATTGCCTACGCCTCGGCGCGCAGCGGTATTGAAGTGGTGTTGAAAGACATCAGTATGGAAGCGGCAGAAAAAGGCAAGGCGTACTCGGCGAAATTGCTGGACAAGCAGATCGAGCGCGGTCGCGCGACCGAAGAGGAAAAGCAGCAGCTGCTGAACCTGATCAAAGCGACGGACAAGTACGAGGATCTGCAGGGTTGCGACCTGATTGTGGAAGCTGTGTTCGAGAACATTGAACTCAAGGCGAAAGTTACCCAGGAAGCGGAGCCCTACCTCGCCGAGGGCGGGGTGTTCGGTTCCAATACCTCGACGCTGCCCATCAGCCAGCTCGCAGAAGTCAGCAAGAAGCCGGAAAACTTTATCGGCATCCACTTTTTCTCCCCGGTCGACAAGATGCCGTTGATCGAAATCATCTGCGGCAACCAGACCAGCGACGAGACCCTGGCCAAGGCCTTTGACTACGCGCAGCAGATTCGCAAGACACCGATCGTGGTCAACGATTCCCTCGGCTTCTTTACCTCCCGCGTGTTCAGCACCTTCCTCGATGAAGGCGCGCGCCTGCTGGTGGAAGGGGTCGACCCGGTGCTGATCGATGCCATGGGCAAGCAGGTGGGTATGCCGGTTGGCCCGCTGACCATTCAGGATGAAGTGAGCCAGGAGCTCACCCGCAAGGCGGCGGAAACCCACCGTGCCATGGGTGTGCTGGGTAGCAAAGGTGATAACAGCTGCAATATCGAAGTGTGCGAGCGGCTGATCAGCGAGTTCGGCCGCGGCGGCCGTTACCACGGTGGTGGTTACTACGAGTACGCCGCCGATGGCAGCAAGCAGGTCTGGCCGAAACTCTACGAGCTTTATTTCAATGCCGACGTGGATATGCCCAACGACGATATCAAGGATCGTCTGCTGTTCCGCCAGGTCATCGAAAGTTTGAAGTGCCTCCAGGAAGGGGTCTTGCGCAGCGTGGCCGATGGCAACGTGGGCTCACTGCTGGGCATTGGCGCGCCGAGCTGGACCGGTGGCTTTATCCAGTTCGTGAATACCTACGGCCTGCAGAAGTTTATCGACCGCGCCAACGCACTGGCGGCGCAGTATGGCGATCGCTTCCTGCCACCGAAGATCGTCGCCGATACCCTGGCCAAAGGGCAGAGCTTCCGCTGA
- a CDS encoding enoyl-CoA hydratase/isomerase family protein, with product MELFETVLYSVEQEIATITLNRPQVRNSLNQKLRLELREAVAKASADKSVRAVVLAASGQGFCAGADLTERLPGADEDGFVTRLLNEEYNPLILAIKQSPKPFVCAINGAAAGVGASLAMACDLIVMGEDAYLYSAFGAISLIPDGGAHKFLLEQLGSKRAYEMIALSQKLAAARCVELGLANRVVPAGELLVQATRFARQVAAAAPLTLQYSKQILREAQSYDLESVMALEAEIQNRLIRSKDFREGSMAFFEKRKPEFEGC from the coding sequence ATGGAATTGTTTGAAACCGTCCTGTACAGCGTTGAGCAGGAAATTGCCACCATCACCCTGAACCGCCCGCAGGTACGCAATTCGCTCAATCAGAAACTGCGTCTGGAACTGCGCGAGGCGGTGGCAAAGGCCAGCGCCGATAAAAGTGTGCGAGCAGTAGTGTTGGCGGCGTCGGGGCAGGGCTTTTGCGCCGGCGCTGATTTGACCGAGCGTCTTCCCGGCGCTGATGAGGACGGCTTTGTCACCCGCTTGCTCAACGAGGAATATAATCCGTTGATACTCGCTATCAAGCAGTCACCCAAGCCGTTTGTGTGTGCGATCAATGGGGCCGCGGCGGGCGTCGGTGCCTCGCTGGCAATGGCCTGCGACCTGATCGTGATGGGGGAAGATGCGTATCTGTACTCCGCGTTCGGTGCGATCAGCCTTATCCCCGATGGCGGCGCGCACAAGTTTTTGCTGGAGCAGCTGGGCAGCAAACGCGCTTATGAAATGATCGCGTTGTCGCAGAAGCTCGCCGCTGCACGTTGTGTCGAGCTGGGGCTTGCCAATCGTGTGGTACCGGCGGGGGAGCTGCTGGTCCAGGCTACTCGGTTTGCGCGACAGGTGGCCGCGGCCGCACCGCTTACTTTGCAGTATTCGAAGCAGATTCTGCGTGAGGCGCAGTCCTATGACCTGGAGTCGGTGATGGCTCTGGAAGCGGAAATCCAGAACCGGCTGATTCGCAGCAAGGATTTCCGTGAGGGTTCCATGGCCTTTTTTGAAAAGCGCAAGCCGGAGTTTGAGGGTTGCTGA
- a CDS encoding acyl-CoA dehydrogenase family protein, which produces MFRFSDLSMTLQHQLREFFDEHIYPNEMPYREQLAWAQNRFAPLPLMDQLKQRAQDAGLWNLFVPKSHGEYSAFGGLSNLDYAPLAEQMGRVTWSPEVFNCNAPDTGNMEVFMRYATPAQQSRWLTPLLNGDIRSSYAMTEPQVASSDATNIELRIQREGDEWVLNGRKWFITGALYERTKILIVMGKSDPKNPDRHKQQTQVLVPKDTPGITLVRPLTTLGYDDAPIGHAEIHFDNVRVPLENVLLGEGRGFEIAQGRLGPGRIHHCMRLIGAAQRALEETCQRVDNRTTFGRKLSQHQSVREDIAKSFAEIQMARLLVLETCQKMDEVGAREARDMIAASKISVPKMVQDILDRCMQMHGAGGLTEDYFFAEAFNYARWCRQADGPDQVHQMALGKQLIEQYGKQ; this is translated from the coding sequence ATGTTCCGATTCAGCGACTTATCCATGACCCTGCAGCACCAGTTGCGTGAGTTTTTTGACGAGCACATCTACCCCAACGAAATGCCCTATCGCGAGCAGTTGGCATGGGCGCAAAACCGCTTTGCGCCATTGCCGTTGATGGATCAGTTGAAACAGCGTGCACAGGATGCGGGACTGTGGAATCTGTTCGTGCCCAAGTCCCACGGCGAGTACAGTGCTTTCGGTGGGCTCTCCAATCTCGACTATGCGCCACTGGCGGAGCAGATGGGCCGCGTAACCTGGTCGCCCGAAGTGTTCAACTGCAATGCGCCGGATACCGGAAACATGGAAGTGTTCATGCGCTATGCGACACCGGCACAACAATCCCGGTGGCTCACTCCACTGCTGAATGGTGACATCCGCTCGTCCTATGCCATGACCGAGCCCCAGGTCGCCTCTTCCGACGCCACCAATATCGAATTGCGCATCCAGCGCGAAGGCGATGAATGGGTGTTGAACGGCCGCAAATGGTTTATCACCGGCGCCCTGTATGAGCGCACAAAAATCCTTATCGTGATGGGCAAATCCGACCCGAAAAACCCGGATCGCCATAAACAGCAGACGCAGGTGCTGGTGCCCAAGGACACCCCGGGAATCACCCTGGTACGTCCCCTCACCACCCTCGGCTACGACGACGCCCCCATCGGCCATGCGGAGATCCACTTCGATAATGTCCGGGTGCCACTGGAGAATGTACTCCTTGGCGAAGGCCGGGGCTTTGAGATTGCCCAGGGCCGCCTCGGCCCGGGACGCATTCACCACTGCATGCGCCTGATCGGCGCGGCCCAACGCGCGCTGGAAGAAACCTGCCAACGGGTGGACAACCGCACCACCTTCGGTCGCAAACTGAGCCAGCACCAGTCGGTGCGCGAAGACATTGCAAAAAGCTTTGCGGAAATACAGATGGCGCGCCTGTTGGTTCTCGAAACCTGCCAGAAAATGGACGAAGTTGGCGCTCGCGAAGCACGCGACATGATCGCAGCGAGTAAAATCAGCGTGCCAAAAATGGTTCAGGACATACTCGACCGCTGCATGCAGATGCACGGCGCCGGCGGCCTTACCGAAGACTACTTCTTTGCCGAAGCCTTCAACTACGCCCGCTGGTGCCGCCAGGCCGACGGCCCCGACCAGGTACACCAGATGGCCCTGGGCAAACAGCTGATCGAACAATACGGCAAACAATAA
- a CDS encoding acyl-CoA dehydrogenase family protein — translation MLKRNFTEEQVMFRDAYRKFLHEEIAPYMEGWREAGIVDRQAFRKAGEMGFLMVWPEEQYGGLGDDDFRFEQIIIEENQYALTGDWYTTLHSRLVGPYLKRFGTEEQLQRFLPDCVRGDTILAIAMTEPDAGSDLAGMRATAIDQGDHYLLNGSKTFISNGINADLVIVAAKTDPVNNPRQIGLFLVERGMEGFERGRNLKKMGKKAQDTAELFFNNVRIPKANVLGDPTRGFSHLMEALAEERLIAATEFIAAAQKAFDLTLEFVRERKMFGRSLADFQNSQFKLAELRAELDMQQVYIDHCVAAVNEGSLTAVDAAKAKLVTSELLCKVVDEGVQLHGGSGYMDEYPISRMYTDARVTRIYAGTSEVMKILISRDFLQQDFKPFVDRL, via the coding sequence ATGCTGAAGAGAAATTTCACCGAAGAACAGGTGATGTTCCGCGATGCCTACCGCAAGTTCCTGCACGAGGAGATCGCGCCGTACATGGAAGGCTGGCGCGAGGCGGGAATCGTCGACCGCCAGGCCTTCCGCAAGGCGGGGGAAATGGGCTTCCTGATGGTATGGCCGGAGGAGCAATACGGCGGTCTTGGGGATGATGATTTCCGCTTTGAGCAGATCATCATCGAGGAAAACCAGTACGCCCTCACCGGCGACTGGTACACCACCCTGCACAGCCGTCTTGTCGGCCCGTACCTGAAGCGTTTCGGAACTGAGGAACAGTTGCAGCGCTTCCTGCCGGACTGTGTGCGCGGCGATACCATTCTCGCCATCGCCATGACCGAGCCGGATGCGGGCAGCGACCTTGCCGGCATGCGCGCCACGGCAATCGATCAGGGGGATCACTACCTGCTGAATGGCAGCAAGACGTTTATCTCGAACGGTATCAACGCCGACCTGGTGATTGTCGCGGCAAAAACCGATCCGGTAAACAACCCCCGCCAGATCGGATTGTTTCTGGTAGAGCGCGGCATGGAGGGATTCGAGCGCGGCCGCAACCTGAAAAAGATGGGCAAAAAGGCCCAGGATACTGCCGAGTTGTTTTTCAACAATGTGCGTATCCCGAAAGCGAACGTGCTGGGCGATCCCACCCGCGGGTTTTCCCATTTGATGGAGGCACTGGCGGAGGAGCGTCTTATCGCAGCTACGGAGTTTATCGCCGCGGCGCAGAAGGCGTTTGACCTGACGCTGGAGTTTGTGCGTGAGCGCAAGATGTTCGGTCGCTCACTGGCGGACTTCCAGAACTCCCAGTTCAAGTTGGCGGAGCTGCGCGCGGAGCTGGATATGCAGCAGGTCTATATCGATCATTGCGTGGCCGCGGTGAACGAAGGTTCCTTGACGGCAGTGGATGCGGCCAAGGCAAAACTGGTCACCAGTGAGTTGTTGTGCAAGGTGGTGGATGAAGGCGTACAGCTGCACGGTGGGTCCGGCTATATGGACGAGTATCCCATCTCCAGAATGTACACCGATGCACGTGTTACGCGTATTTATGCTGGGACTTCCGAGGTCATGAAAATACTGATCAGCCGGGATTTCCTCCAGCAGGATTTCAAACCTTTTGTCGACAGACTTTAA
- a CDS encoding SDR family NAD(P)-dependent oxidoreductase yields MTERISELFSLQGKTALISGASSGLGAYFAEVLADAGAEVILAARRVEKLEALASRIAEKGGRARALALDVTDGSSVEAAFTVLDGMVERLDILVNNAGISTTPQRFVDQEESVWSDLLNVNLQGAWRVARQAALRMRAQKSGCIINTGSIYSLCTGIMKTDYNVSKVALAQLTRNMALELGRYGVRVNTLCPGYFASDINAAEFATERGQEYIRRLVPQRLGEYRELAGPLLLLASDAGSFVNGIELPVDGGSLLSPI; encoded by the coding sequence ATGACGGAGCGGATTTCAGAACTGTTTTCTCTACAGGGCAAGACGGCGCTTATTTCTGGAGCTTCCAGTGGACTCGGTGCCTATTTTGCCGAGGTACTGGCGGATGCGGGCGCGGAGGTGATTCTGGCGGCGCGCCGGGTGGAGAAACTGGAGGCGTTGGCGAGCCGTATTGCCGAGAAAGGTGGTCGCGCGCGTGCGCTGGCTCTGGATGTGACCGATGGCAGCAGCGTGGAGGCAGCATTTACGGTTTTGGACGGGATGGTCGAGCGGCTGGATATCCTGGTGAACAATGCGGGCATCAGTACCACGCCGCAGCGGTTTGTGGATCAGGAAGAGTCGGTCTGGAGCGATCTGTTGAATGTGAACCTGCAGGGCGCCTGGCGAGTGGCGCGGCAGGCGGCTTTGCGTATGCGTGCGCAGAAGTCGGGCTGCATTATCAATACCGGCTCCATTTACAGTCTGTGTACCGGGATTATGAAAACGGATTACAACGTGTCGAAGGTGGCTTTGGCGCAACTCACTCGCAATATGGCGCTGGAGTTGGGGCGGTATGGGGTGCGGGTGAATACCTTGTGTCCCGGCTATTTTGCGTCGGATATCAATGCTGCGGAATTTGCTACGGAGCGGGGGCAGGAGTATATCCGACGGCTTGTTCCGCAACGGTTGGGTGAATACCGGGAGTTGGCTGGGCCTCTTTTGCTGTTGGCGAGTGACGCCGGGAGCTTTGTTAATGGGATTGAGTTGCCGGTGGATGGTGGGAGCCTACTCTCACCCATTTGA
- a CDS encoding SDR family NAD(P)-dependent oxidoreductase: MDIKNKTAIVTGGASGLGKATVERYIADGANVAIFDLDEKGGQALAESLGERAIFCKVNVADEASAAAGITQVIETFGALHILNNYAGIGSACKTYGKNGPHPLDTYMKVVMVNQVGTFNMARLAAERMAANEPVNEDGVRGVIINTASVAAYEGQIGQVAYSATKGAVVGMTLPMARELASYGIRVNTIVPGLIHTPLFETVEESYYKSLEASTVFPQRLGKTSEIAALSAHIVENDYINGECIRMDAGIRMQPR, from the coding sequence ATGGATATCAAGAATAAAACAGCCATTGTTACCGGCGGCGCTTCCGGTCTCGGCAAGGCCACGGTGGAACGCTATATCGCCGATGGTGCCAATGTGGCGATTTTCGATCTGGATGAAAAGGGCGGGCAGGCACTGGCCGAATCCCTCGGCGAGCGCGCAATTTTTTGTAAGGTGAATGTCGCCGATGAGGCGTCCGCGGCGGCGGGTATCACCCAGGTAATCGAGACCTTTGGTGCATTGCACATCCTCAACAACTACGCCGGTATCGGCTCCGCCTGCAAGACCTACGGCAAGAATGGCCCGCACCCCCTGGATACCTACATGAAGGTCGTGATGGTGAACCAGGTGGGCACTTTCAATATGGCGCGCCTGGCGGCGGAGCGTATGGCCGCCAATGAACCGGTCAATGAAGACGGCGTGCGCGGGGTAATCATTAACACCGCATCGGTCGCTGCCTACGAGGGACAGATCGGTCAGGTGGCTTACAGTGCGACCAAGGGCGCGGTGGTGGGCATGACTTTGCCCATGGCGCGAGAGCTGGCGAGCTACGGTATTCGCGTGAATACCATTGTTCCGGGCCTCATCCACACGCCGCTGTTTGAAACGGTGGAAGAGTCCTATTACAAGTCCCTGGAAGCTTCCACGGTTTTCCCGCAACGTTTGGGTAAGACCAGCGAGATCGCGGCGCTGTCCGCGCATATCGTGGAAAACGACTATATCAACGGCGAGTGTATCCGTATGGATGCGGGTATCCGCATGCAGCCGCGCTAA